GTGTGATGAACATTTAGCCtggtccttttgtgtgtgtgtgtgtgtgtgtgtgtgtgtgtgtgtgtgtgtgtgtgtgtgtgtgtgccggattACATATGTGTCATAATGACacaccaaattaaaaaaaaaaaatttacacaaagaaagaaaactgtagAAGTGATAATCAGTCAATTATGTGATAGTTGATgataatacccccctccccctttttttaatttacaaGGCCACTACATATTTTactagtagcagcaacagctagcattggtgatgatggtggtggtaataacaacaatgtgtgtaacaacaacaataataatataatcattattatcataaatcagaataatgatgatgacgatgataaataGCAATGGTGAGAAAAAAATTCAGAAATGTTTGATGTTCCTTCGGTATGTTTACTATTCATATGGGGTACACTTTTTATCATCAGATAAGTTCTTATATAACATTTTACAGCAATAGCTTCTGGAAACTGACCAAAAGGaatgcagggagggagagggtggggggggggggggtggcagagagagaagcaagattggaagggaggagggagaggagggagaaaggaaggaggaggaataaaagaaggcttgggggaggagggaatgCATTAGCATTAAACAACTTGGTCAGGAAAGAAAGAATtgagaaggatggatggacagaaagaaaaaacaaaacaaaaaagaaagaaagaaggaatgaaaaaagattagaaaaagaaatattgtgtgtgtgtgtgtgtgtacctgtgtgtgtgtttgtgtgccgtgtgtacctctgtatgtgtacctgtgtgtgtgtttgtgtgccgtgtgtacctgtgtatgtgtacctctgtgtgtgtgtgtgtgtgtgtgtgtgtgtgagttatagaGAGAATTTTGTGTTTAAAAAGAAGGGTACTTCACTTTTATCCACACTCAGCCTACAAAAACTGCAACTTCCTTTTCAATTTTACTGTTTAGTTTATCAATATTCACAGTCAAGTCTCAATCTGCTTAAGCCTGTAATTAATATTATTcttgaaataaacaaatacatatattACAAACCTAAATTGAATGAACTGAATATACATGAAATGAAACAGAAGATAAAATAGATGAAATAAtccaatacaaaacacacacaaagaacccagTTATCATCATGCTACTGCTGACAAGATATGTGTCACAGTACATCAGGCAAATATTTCACTTCAATATGACAATAGGcaacagcttttttcttttcttttttctagaaaacgttgtgtgtctgtgattttactgtttacacacacacacacacacacacacacacacacacacacaaacacacactcactcacacaaaaactgacatgcacacaaacaccaacattcatggacgtgtatgtgtgtgtgtgtttgtacatgaacacatgtgtgtcacacagagggagagccagagagagagagagctagagagagagagtgtgtgtgagcctgtgtgtgtgtatgtgtgtgtgtgtaaacagtaaaATTACTCACACACAGCTTTtccaaggaaaggaaagaaaagaaaaaaaaagtgttgtctcTATATTGTCGTACTAATGTGATACTTAGCCACTGTACGTGTAAACTTGACCACTCGATCACCTCCCTCATAACTCATAAAGGGTGTGACTGTACGTGTCCACAGCTCGTGGCACAAAACACGTACGTTCGATCACTGACccagcacatacacacccaaactTGATCGACACTCACCTGAGAAAATCTGCAGAATACCAGAGAAGATGAACACGGCCGTTTTCTTGAagcagaagaaaaggagaagggcgGCGACAACGAAGAGCATCAACAGTGCTGACACACCGACAAAAAACGTGCAGGCGCGGAATGCGTCGGTCAGAATGGTATCAAAGTCCGTGAAAGAGCCTGAACACACGTAATTTTCTTTGTTGGAGTCGGGGTAGCAGTACTGGAAGACTCCCATGTGCCCATAACCAGGGCTCTCTTGGGTGTCTCCGATCCATTGCGGCTGGACGAAAGACACGACGTTGAGAATACACCATATAATGGAGAGCAGTGCCCAGACCACAGCCACTGCCCGATACTCACGCATGTAACGAAAATGGTAAGCTTTGGCTGTTTCTGGGTTGAATCGATTGACATCCATGAtttgaaatgtttttttctttcagcactTGACGATGAATTCGATCTCTGATGTCAGGCACAACCCAAAGatacccacacccccttttcgAAAGATTGCAGTCCCACCACAGTTGAAAACAAGAAAGGGTGAGGTCGAGCTAAAGCCGGGCGTGTTGCTACTCATGCATATTTCCTCTCCAATAAATTTAGACCGACAATACCTGAAAGTCTGCCCACGGTAGCCAAAACTCGTCTGGCAGGTTTTTCTCTGAGTCGGTCCCAATCCCGTGTGTTGACACAGCCCATGTGAAACCAGACTATTTTTAGAAAGCATCTCATGAATATTCCAGTTACCTTTCGAGGTCAAGAATAACCCGTGTCGATTGGCTTAT
This genomic interval from Babylonia areolata isolate BAREFJ2019XMU chromosome 8, ASM4173473v1, whole genome shotgun sequence contains the following:
- the LOC143284751 gene encoding LHFPL tetraspan subfamily member 3 protein-like — translated: MDVNRFNPETAKAYHFRYMREYRAVAVVWALLSIIWCILNVVSFVQPQWIGDTQESPGYGHMGVFQYCYPDSNKENYVCSGSFTDFDTILTDAFRACTFFVGVSALLMLFVVAALLLFFCFKKTAVFIFSGILQIFSALFMFLACVIYPVGWNHREVKLICGDGANEYRLGDCSIRWAYILAILGIFDAAVLAVLAFFLAAKRAKIEIYSTPGTMSKSELNGYSETMSKRSIPIQPQVVAVPGDGEGDRYSEYSHPASQRGGRSNQGFQL